In Arcobacter ellisii, a genomic segment contains:
- a CDS encoding PAS domain-containing protein, producing the protein MSKEIVLDDSAFLVSETDERGIIIFANDDFCKIAEYGVDELIGKPHNIVRHKDMPKAAFKDLWDCVKQGKVWTGYVKNATKSGNYYWVFATVFPTTTSEGNKGFLSCRRKASQEEINESVELYERLNRKEQ; encoded by the coding sequence ATGAGTAAAGAAATAGTTTTAGATGATTCTGCTTTTTTAGTAAGTGAAACAGATGAACGAGGTATTATTATTTTCGCAAATGATGATTTTTGTAAGATTGCAGAATATGGTGTTGATGAATTAATTGGTAAACCACATAATATTGTAAGACATAAAGATATGCCAAAAGCTGCATTTAAAGATTTATGGGATTGTGTAAAACAGGGAAAAGTTTGGACTGGATATGTGAAAAATGCAACAAAATCAGGAAATTATTATTGGGTTTTTGCAACTGTTTTTCCAACAACTACAAGTGAAGGAAATAAAGGTTTTTTATCATGTAGAAGAAAAGCTAGTCAAGAAGAGATAAATGAGTCTGTTGAACTATATGAAAGGTTAAATAGAAAAGAACAATAA
- the rseP gene encoding RIP metalloprotease RseP, with product MGTITFLLVLSFLVFFHELGHFLAARYFGVKVHVFSIGFGKQLYAKEWMGTTWQFALVPLGGYVKMKGQDDSNPSLIEEGNDSYNTKKPWQRIIILFAGPFANFLLAAVLYFTIAMMGATTWAAQVGKVQENSPAFHAGILPNDEILRINDTDITSWEDIGKTIVNTDGALKFFIKRDGEIIAKTINPHIADSENMFKEKIKKRMIGISPSGKIITLDLTFSQSLIYAYEKTIFASTMIFQGVQKLISGVVPTSEVGGVISIGKVISDASESSIIALFTITALISVNLGVLNLLPIPALDGGHIMFNLYEMITRRKPSDQVFMFLTIMGWVILGSLMLLGIYNDINRIFLND from the coding sequence TTGGGTACTATTACTTTTTTATTAGTTTTATCATTTTTAGTTTTTTTCCATGAATTAGGACACTTTTTAGCAGCTCGTTATTTTGGGGTTAAAGTTCATGTTTTTTCAATTGGTTTTGGTAAACAACTATATGCAAAAGAGTGGATGGGTACAACTTGGCAATTTGCATTAGTTCCACTTGGTGGATATGTAAAAATGAAAGGACAAGATGATTCAAATCCTTCGTTAATCGAAGAAGGTAATGATTCATATAATACAAAAAAACCTTGGCAAAGAATTATAATTTTATTTGCTGGTCCTTTTGCAAACTTTTTACTTGCTGCTGTTTTATATTTTACAATCGCGATGATGGGAGCAACTACTTGGGCTGCACAAGTTGGTAAAGTTCAAGAAAATTCTCCAGCATTTCATGCAGGGATTTTACCAAATGATGAAATATTAAGAATCAATGATACTGATATAACATCTTGGGAAGATATTGGAAAAACTATTGTAAATACAGATGGAGCTTTAAAATTTTTTATTAAGAGAGATGGTGAGATTATTGCAAAAACAATAAATCCACATATTGCTGATAGTGAAAATATGTTTAAAGAGAAAATCAAAAAAAGAATGATTGGAATTTCTCCTTCAGGGAAAATAATCACTTTAGATTTAACTTTTTCTCAATCTTTAATTTATGCCTATGAAAAAACAATTTTTGCTTCAACTATGATTTTCCAAGGTGTACAAAAACTAATTTCTGGTGTTGTTCCAACAAGTGAAGTTGGTGGAGTTATCTCAATTGGAAAGGTTATTTCAGATGCAAGCGAAAGCTCAATAATTGCATTATTTACAATAACTGCACTTATTTCAGTAAATCTTGGAGTATTAAATCTTCTTCCAATTCCTGCACTTGATGGTGGACATATAATGTTTAATTTGTATGAGATGATTACAAGAAGAAAACCAAGTGATCAGGTTTTTATGTTTTTGACAATTATGGGATGGGTGATTTTAGGAAGTTTAATGCTTCTTGGAATTTATAATGACATAAATAGAATTTTTTTAAATGATTAA
- a CDS encoding YggS family pyridoxal phosphate-dependent enzyme codes for MNKETATKNLDNVITKVEGARLRISEHHIVKIIGISKYSTSQDIKTLYEAGQRAFGENKVQDLKQKMEELDDLPIEWHFVGTLQKNKINNLIDLNPTLIHSLDSLELAVELNKKLEAKNKKLSALLQINSAYEETKSGVLPEIAVEVYKQILELCPNIVLKGVMSIGAHVEDEKIIKESFKTTKKIYDELVPFGAKYCSMGMSSDFELAITCGSNMIRVGSTLFKEK; via the coding sequence ATGAATAAAGAAACAGCAACAAAAAATTTAGATAATGTTATAACAAAAGTTGAAGGTGCAAGACTTAGAATTTCAGAGCATCATATAGTTAAAATTATTGGTATTTCAAAATACTCAACAAGCCAAGATATAAAGACTCTTTATGAAGCAGGTCAGCGAGCTTTTGGAGAAAACAAAGTTCAAGATTTAAAACAAAAAATGGAAGAATTAGATGATTTACCAATTGAGTGGCATTTTGTTGGAACTTTACAAAAAAATAAAATCAATAATTTAATAGACTTAAATCCTACATTAATTCATTCTTTAGACTCTTTAGAATTAGCAGTAGAATTAAATAAAAAACTTGAAGCTAAAAACAAAAAATTATCTGCCCTACTTCAAATAAACTCAGCTTATGAAGAAACTAAATCTGGTGTTCTTCCTGAAATCGCAGTTGAAGTTTATAAACAAATACTAGAACTTTGTCCAAATATAGTTTTAAAAGGTGTAATGAGTATTGGTGCTCATGTAGAAGATGAAAAAATCATCAAAGAATCATTTAAAACTACAAAGAAAATCTATGATGAATTAGTTCCATTTGGAGCAAAATATTGTTCTATGGGAATGAGTTCTGATTTTGAACTTGCAATTACATGTGGTTCAAATATGATAAGAGTTGGTTCTACTTTATTTAAAGAAAAATAA
- a CDS encoding methyl-accepting chemotaxis protein produces the protein MLVNLETKKRILLNMLLSQLGFAIISVVAIFSNSKIIAIITVNIVFAMIVAYVSFYSMKRIVGGIDRIKKYIDDLMDFAFYRTNRIKKAQYIKNDDIGFILKELNEYVDKFDDMRKNDMHVLGEVVIALNKVSQGIYTTKIHTDSNNFMITTLKKIVNEMLTTTNANMEELVNIMDKFTHQDYRYQININPILKGKMLITMQQINKLGQELNDNAKQNLENGFLLEKNSIYMQKSMKHLALRANEQAASLEQTAAALEEITSITKNNTINATKMSELSKDLKDSVTTGGTLANKTALAMDEINQKVQAISEAISIIDQIAFQTNILSLNAAVEAATAGEAGRGFAVVAAEVRNLASRSAEAAREIKDLVENATTKTHEGKEISNEMSNGYNNLNQLISQTINIIQDVSSASKEQLTGIEQINNAISMLDKVTQENANESNSVSNIANETLSMALLLVEDAKSKKVN, from the coding sequence ATGCTAGTTAATCTAGAAACGAAAAAAAGAATACTTCTTAACATGTTGTTAAGTCAATTAGGATTTGCAATAATTAGTGTCGTTGCAATATTTAGTAACTCAAAAATCATTGCAATTATAACTGTAAATATTGTATTTGCAATGATTGTTGCTTACGTTAGTTTTTATTCTATGAAAAGAATTGTTGGAGGAATTGATAGAATAAAAAAATATATTGATGATTTAATGGATTTTGCTTTTTATAGAACAAATCGAATAAAAAAAGCTCAATATATAAAAAATGACGACATTGGTTTTATACTTAAAGAATTAAATGAATACGTAGATAAATTTGATGATATGAGAAAAAACGATATGCATGTACTAGGAGAGGTAGTTATTGCATTAAATAAAGTTTCTCAAGGAATTTATACAACAAAAATTCATACTGACTCAAATAATTTTATGATTACAACTTTGAAAAAAATTGTTAATGAGATGCTTACAACTACAAATGCAAATATGGAAGAACTTGTAAATATTATGGATAAATTTACCCATCAAGATTATCGTTATCAGATTAACATAAATCCTATTTTAAAAGGAAAAATGCTTATAACTATGCAACAAATCAATAAATTGGGGCAAGAATTAAATGATAATGCAAAACAAAATTTAGAAAACGGTTTTCTTTTAGAAAAAAATTCAATTTATATGCAAAAATCAATGAAACATCTTGCCCTTAGAGCAAATGAACAAGCTGCTTCTTTAGAACAAACTGCTGCTGCACTAGAAGAGATAACATCAATTACAAAAAACAATACCATAAATGCTACAAAAATGTCTGAATTAAGTAAAGATTTAAAAGATTCTGTAACAACAGGTGGAACACTTGCAAATAAAACTGCTTTAGCTATGGATGAAATCAACCAAAAAGTTCAAGCTATTAGTGAAGCAATTAGTATTATTGATCAAATTGCATTTCAAACAAATATTTTATCTTTAAATGCAGCTGTTGAAGCTGCAACTGCTGGAGAAGCTGGAAGAGGATTTGCTGTTGTTGCTGCTGAAGTAAGAAATTTAGCAAGTAGAAGTGCAGAAGCAGCTAGAGAGATTAAAGATTTAGTTGAAAATGCAACTACAAAAACCCATGAAGGAAAAGAGATATCAAATGAGATGAGTAATGGTTACAACAATCTAAATCAACTCATTTCTCAAACTATAAATATAATACAAGATGTAAGTTCAGCATCGAAAGAACAACTAACAGGAATTGAACAAATAAACAACGCAATATCAATGTTAGATAAAGTAACTCAAGAAAATGCCAATGAATCAAATAGTGTTTCAAATATTGCAAATGAAACTCTTTCAATGGCTCTGTTATTAGTTGAAGATGCAAAAAGCAAAAAAGTAAATTAA
- a CDS encoding tautomerase family protein — protein sequence MPVINVKMTHEDGGATKEQKEELAKGITELFAKVFNGRGASSAVVIIEEVNTDNYAIGGKTITNIRKEKK from the coding sequence ATGCCTGTAATAAATGTAAAAATGACACATGAAGATGGTGGAGCTACAAAAGAACAAAAAGAAGAATTAGCAAAAGGAATAACAGAACTTTTTGCAAAAGTTTTTAATGGAAGAGGTGCTTCAAGTGCAGTTGTGATTATAGAAGAAGTAAATACAGATAATTATGCAATTGGCGGAAAAACAATAACAAATATTAGAAAAGAGAAAAAATAG